tgctataaggaaagacGAACCACCTGCAATCACAAATGAAAGTAGCCCAGCTGACGTTGCGCTATATGAGCGGTGGGAACGATCCAACCGGCTCAGCGTGATGTTCATTAAGACTAAAATCTCGGCTGGGATACGTGGTTCTGTTGACCAGCATGAAAAGGTCCGAGACTTGCTTAAGGCCATTGATGACCAGTTCATCACTTCAGATAAGACTTTAGCAAGCACCTTGATCATGAAGTTTTCTTCTCTTCGGCTCACCAGTGTGAAAGGTGTGCGTGAGTACATCATGAAAATGCGAGATATTTCagctcaacttaagaaactagaggttgatatgtctgagtccttcctagtgcatttcattttgaacacccttCCGCATGAATATGGGCCatttaagatttcctacaacacacataaagataaatggtctatcaatgaattaatgaccatgtgtgttcaggaagaagaaaggcttgTAATGGAGATGGGTGAGAGTGCACTACTGACTACTGCTTATGGGAAGAACAAAGCAATTAAGTCTCAAGCTTATCAGAAGGGGAATGGTAAAATACCACCTCAAGCTGATATTAAGAAGGtggcaaagtgtttcttttgcaagaagaaGGGACACATGAAAAAGAATTGCCCCGGATTCCAGAAAtggcttgagaagaaaggtaaatcaatctcattagtatgttatgaatctaatatggttagtgttaatattaacacctggtggattgattctggatctactattcatattgcaaattctttacagggtatgcaaaacctaaggaaaccagtgggaagtgagcaaagcattttatcaggcaataagctaggctcacatgtggaggccattggaacttgcattttgactttaagtagtggctttattttaaaattagaaaggactttttatgtaccaagtttttcccgaaacttgatttctatttcaaggcttgtaccgtttggatattcctttaatttcaaagacacatcatttgagttattttataattctgaatgtgttgggaatggtatattgtctgatggtctttatcttcttggtttacaaaataatgccacttatagttctatgcatgttcaaactggtattaaaaggtgtaatattaatgagaattcctctatgttatggcaccggagattaggacatatctccattgagaggattaaaaggttagtgaaagatggggtactcaatactctagattttgctgactttaagacttgtatggactgcattaagggtaagcagaccaacatgtctaagaaaggtgctaataggagttcaagcatattagaaataattcatactgatatttgttgtccagatatggatgcacatggtcagaaatattttatcacctttatagatgattattcacgatatatgaatgtttatttgcttcataacaaatacgaaggatgccttcaaagtctttaaggctgaagttgagaaccaatgtggcaagcaaataaaaatagtgagatcagatagaggtggagaatacTATGGCAGGTATACTGAGAATGGACAAGCAGCTGGTCCCTTTGCAAAGTtccttcaagaacatgggattgttgcccaatacactatgcctggttctccgaatcagaatggtgtggcagaaagaaggaaccgaacattattggacatggtgcggagtatgcttagcaactccaatcttcctaaatccttgtgggctgaagcactaaagacggcagcgtatatattaaatcgtgttccaaccaaggctgtcccaaagacaccttttgagttatttaaaggttggaaaccgagtttgaaacatatgcgcgtttggggttgtccgtctgaggtgagaatatataacccacaagagaagaaacttgacccgaggaccattagtgggtatttcattggatataccgaaaggtctaaaggttataggttttattgtccacatcatattactaggattgtggaatcaagaaatgccaaatttattgaaaatgatttgatcagtgggagtgatcaattgagggacttaggttctgaaattgattatatagaatctcaaccttccacgtcaaatgaaagattggttgtaattcatacccctcaagttcaaagggatgatgaacaacacatgattggcattccacaaactgttgttgataatccagtagatcaagttgatcatcaaattcatgaaaatgatgaacaaccagttgaacaacatgatccccaagaaaatgttgatgcaacattaaggaggtctactagagtaagaaaatcagctattcctagtgattatattgtatatttgcaagaatctgactataatattggagctgaaaatgatcctgaaacttttgatcaagccatgagttgtaaagagtcaaatttatggtatgatgccatgaaggatgagatgagttccatgcagagtaacaaagtttggaaccttgtagagttgcctaatggggcgaaggccattggatgtaaatgggtctttaagaccaaaaaggattcattaggcaacattgagagatacaaggcaagacttgttgctaagggatttactcaaaaggaaggaatagattacaaagagactttttctccagtatctaagaaagattcaCTTCGTATAATATTggcattagttgctcattttgaccttgaattgcaacaaatggatgtgaaaacagcttttcttaatggtgatttagaggaggaggtttatatgaaacaacctgaaggtttctcctctaatagtggtgagcatttggtttgcaagcttaataaatctatatatggtttaaaacaagcttcccgtcagtggtaccttaagtttcatgggataatttcttcatttggttttgatgaaaaccccatggatcaatgcatataccacaaggttagtgggagtaaaatatgctttcttgttttatatgtagatgatattttacttgcagccaatgatcggggtttgctacatgaggtgaaacaatttctctctaagaattttgacatgaaggatatgggtgatgcatcttatgtcatcggcattaagattcatagagatagatctcgaggtattttgggtctatcacaggaaacctatattaacaaaattctagagagatttcggatgaaagattgttcaccaagtgttgctcccattgtgaagggtgataggtttaatttgaaccaatgtccaaagaatgactttgagagggaacaaatgaaaaacattccttatgcttcagttgttggaagcctcatgtatgctcaagtatgcacaaggcctgacattgcttttgcagttggaatgttaggaagatatcagagtaatccaggtattgaccactggagaGCTGCTAAGAAAGTGTTGAGGTACCTTCAAGggaccaaagattacatgcttatgtatagacagacagacaatctagatgcgattggttattcagactcagactttgctggttgtGTTGACTCTCGTAGATCAACATCtgggtacattttcatgatggctggtggagctatttcatggaggagtgttaagcagtctttgactgctacttctaccatggaagctgagtttgtctcttgttttgaggctacatcacatggtgtatggcttaaaagtttcatttctgggctgaagataattgatactatttcaaggcctttaagaattttttgcGATAACTCAGCTGCTGTCTTTAtggctaagaataacaaaagtggaagtcgaagtaagcacatcgacattaagtacttagccattagagaaagagtaaaagacaagaaagtggtcattgagcatataagcactgagttgatgatcgctgatcctttaactaaaggcatgccaccgtttaaatttaaggatcatgtagaaagaatgggacttggttccaatttatgattgtatacatatatgtaaaaattgaaacttttatattatgatattttctcatattttggtgcacattgatttatttgagaaaaattatgttttggaccaagaataaacattgggTTTATTCATGAAGTTTTATTACCACTTTAAGTATACTGCTTGGGAAATTGAGTATATTGTAATACATAGATGATATTACTCGTTATAAGAGGAACTATCACTATGattcatatattcatttcttaagaagattgaGCATTAAGTCAAAATGtatggaccaagtgggagaatgtaataattcatggtcataacatttttgaaattttgtaacgCTCATCAGTTTTGAAAGCCATTTTTGAATGGTTGTTAATGGATGATAATGGCCAATAAAGAATTGTAACAgccaataatgagtggtaatggctgataaatgcattcttgatggtagaatgcctatataagcacatgaatttggtccctgagctcatcccttcgaattcagtcttatacaccatctagagagtggaagagagagagcttggaagaaccaaaacaagaaactcttcatagcaatggctggaggtatgtTTTGATCTATAATTTCcgcattttattaataacctgtgtttttttgtagtttgtaatatcacaggttaaaagagatttgttctaacaaaaaatacttgacAATTAATGAAGTATTTAAAGCAGTGGGTAGTCagtactaaaaagaaaaaacatgctGCTGTTAAAGCGAATCATTCACTTAACTTAATAGGGAAAATGAGATGTTAATTTTAACAAGTATGTTATTCATTATATGGATACACATATAATATCAATCatcaatttttcattaataattgagagttgagacttgagagaaTGTATCTTTTTCAAAGTAATTAAACTGGTCACTTTTTATTGTATGTTTATTTACTTGCACATTCTGGTCATGTGacaaatttgtttgattgtaaATTAGACTTGAGATGAACCATCAAAATCCCATGAAAAGGTGACACACCTTTGAGAATGTTGATTCATTCATGGTTTCTTTTCTTAAGATATATACGCTACAAAGTCTGGTTGACGTATATAATGTTTTAAGTggctaaaatttaaatgaagagGAGATGAAATAAACCACATGTACATACGTCTTGAACTGAATGGACAAAGTTAAAAGCAGTTTACCTTCAAGGGGACCCAACTCAAACTGTTAGGGGTCCCttccctagtacaaagtactaGTCCAGAGTGTAAATCTCGTGACGAACATAAATGCGCAAATTCTCTCCTCTCACATTTATAACACTAGCGTCCTTTCTCGTGAGCACACATTACTCCACTCCATGCACATCACCAACTTCgcatttaaatagttaaaaacaCAACATAACTTCTCTCACTGATCCCCCCATTCATTAATGGATATCGATCCTCTATAAAAAAGAAACCAAATTCCCACCCATATCATACGACCACACACTCCAAAATGAGTCCGTGTCTTCATCTACTCCTACAAGTACTATGTTGTACGTTGATTTTGCCGCATGCAGTAGTAACGGCGTTCACGGTGATCATGTCCGATTCCGGCGTGCCGTCCACCCTAGTTGACGGTCCACAAACGGGATTTTCCATGAACCAAGACGGTTCCCGAACCGACAAGCGAGAGCAAGAAGCAGTGTACGACATCATGCGAGCCACCGGAAACGCTTGGGCCACCGACATCCCCGACGTGTGCCGCGGCCGCTGGCACGGCATCGAGTGCATGCCCGACAAGGACGACGTTTTCCACGTCGTTTCCCTCTCATTCGGAGCACTCTCCGATGATACCGCTTTTCCGACATGCGACCCAACCCGCTCCTTCATCTCAGCCTCCATCGCCAACCTCCCTCACCTCAAGACCTTGTTCTTTTACCGTTGTTTCAGTTACAACCCTCAGCCCATCCCATCCTTCTTGGGCCTATTGGGCCCGTCCTTGCAAACCTTGGTCCTCAGAGAAAACGGCCACGTTGGGCCCATTCCTGTTGAATTGGGCAACCTCACCCGTTTGAGGGTACTTGATCTTCACAAAAACAACCTCAACGGCTCCATACCCATCTCCTTGGGCCGTATCACTGGTTTAAGGTCTTTGGATTTAAGCGGCAACAAAATAACCGGTTCCATACCCGGTTTTGCCTTCCCCTCTTTGAACGTATTGGACCTTAGCCAGAACCTTCTCATGGGCTCAATTCCTTCTACCTTTTGGGACTGCTACTCTCTCATCAAATTGGATTTCAGTCGCAACCGGCTCGTGGGCCCATTGCCGGAGAAGCCCATGGGCCTGAAGGATCTCATGCTTTTGGATTTAAGCTACAATCGTATCCAAGGCCCATTTCCGGGATCACTCAAGAGCCTGAGTTCTCTTCAGGCCTTGATCCTCAAAGGAAACCCAATGGGCTCGACGAGCATACCCGATGATGGGTTCGATGGTATGAAGGCCCTAATGATCCTTGTTTTGTCTAATATGAATTGGCATGGGCCGGTCCCAGAATCACTAGGCAAGTTGCGAAACCTTCGGGTGCTTCATCTGGATGGCAACCACTTCAATGGGTCAATTCCGAAGAGTTTTCGAGATTTGAGAAGCCTTAGTGAATTGAGGCTGAATGATAATGGGCTTATTGGGTCGGTCCCATTTGACAGAGAAATGGTATGGAGGATGAAAAGGAAGCTAAGGTTGAATAATAATTCAGGGCTTTGCTATGATGCAAGTAGTGGTTTAGGGGATAGCATGGATTCCACATTTGATTTAGGTATCAGTTTGTGTGACACTTCGAATCCAGGGTCGGTTAGGACAGTGCAACATCTTTCGGCTACCCAAAAGTTAATGCCCGTCACATCAGATGCTGTGGAAGCACTTACTTCATGGTCACTGGGACTAACTACTTTTGTActgtttttctataattttgttGTCAGTTGTAAATATTCATATCAATAGCAAAAGAATCTCAGGATGCCCTTGTCAGCACCtaggaaggaaaaaaagttttttttagtacATCTAATGTCTCATAAAGAGTAAATAGTTTTCAGTGTTTCTTTGCTTACCTGTCTGCTACTATTATCTCTTTCGAtttttgaataatatatataaataatttttggtaCACATGTTGTGGGTGCACATCAGGAAGTTGATGGCGTCGGCGTTTGGATATACAGAAAATAATGTTGAGATGAGAGAAACCGTGCAAATGTCACGTTTATATACACTTGCTTTCTGGTCCAGTGTAATGAAATGAATGCTAAAGTAAATTATTGCAATTATTAAGGTATAATTTTTCTTGTTCATAgattagaattagaattttaCAACAATAATTCACTTCTTACTCCTTTCTTTTTGTACCTCTCAATGTGTAGATCAAGAGGTTTTCaagaatcatttttttattagagcaAGTGCTAATTATTATCATTCAGTATGCCAAAATCCCAAAACATTGCACTTTCTttcatcgttttttttttttgttatcattttGTCTGCCATATTACATTACtaataattatcaattatatttatctCCTTTCTTCTTGTATCTCTCATGTGTAGAGATCAAGATGTTTTCAAAGAATCATTTTTCTATTAGATCTTACTtccatttaatatattattttccacgtgggaaaaaaagagagagcaaggctaattattttctttcagcATGCCAAAATCCCAAACATTGCACTTTCTTTCatcgttttttatttttttagggggAGGCTAATTAAGtttcttggatttttttttgcgGTACATATATGGATAAcatttatgtataattataattatatgttaaaaatataaataccatTTAAAGGTCTATATGTCTATAAAGAGATGTCTGTAGtggtttgaatttcaaattgcGTTGCGAATACGAAACTGCTGGTACGAAGTCATGCTCGACTAAATTTAATCCCCTCATTGCACCCAATACAAATgtatttatatgttatttttttattcatacgaattaaacatgatattaaaagatttataatatttatataattcaattaattgaactaaattttctaatattttttattttcttgtaggGGATAACTCGGCCTCCAGGTATTGgttattatacaaattattttttgtatgcaaccttaaaaaatgataatatagtACTCCCAATTTCAGTAGTTTGCCTCAGTTATCTCCTTAAATAGGGGCTTAAAGAATCAGCTCTAGatataggaaaaaataattaagactaCTGCACCAGTTTGCACCGTACGTGTATTAAGACTTAAGAGTGTTGTTGTCTATATAGGCTTTcatattaaagtgaaagtatTTTGATACATATATACTTGCATAGTTGCATGGCATAATagtttataaaaatgattttctttttcccgAAGATCATTTTGAATTGAAGGGTTTGATCGATGAAATAGTTGTTTTTGATTTGTACTTTTTAGTATTAATAATTCTAAACGGTATAAATAAGTCATGAGAATAATCCTTAGCTCTTACTCTCCTTCCTACTCTGTTGCGTAAACACTAAACCGGTCAAGGCAactggtttaaaaaaaattgtaggacATCTCATTTCAGCATGTCTTAGAGGACAACTCGCATCCCTCACAACAATCATTGAATCATCATAGGCCTACCTAATTAGGAAAATCATATTATAGATATAACCTACAATCCCTTAAAACAAAGCTACCTTCACCTGACACTGAACAAAACCCACAAATAAGGTCAAATTATTTATCCAATCTCATGTAACCAAACAAAATttctaaatattataatatttttgttgtagCAAAGCaaccatgtatatatatatatatatatatatatatatatatatatatatatatatatatatatatatatatatatatatatatatatattacaatgctgacactaaaattaaaatctagaAATTCATGTATATTATCTAAACTTTCAACTACTAGATCGATTCCAGtgattttgtataataatataagatCATTTTTCATATTCGCAATTGGTTGCTACAAAGATTCAATAATATTTGTTGCGAAGAACGCTTAAACGATAAACTA
The nucleotide sequence above comes from Glycine soja cultivar W05 chromosome 11, ASM419377v2, whole genome shotgun sequence. Encoded proteins:
- the LOC114375360 gene encoding protein TOO MANY MOUTHS — translated: MSPCLHLLLQVLCCTLILPHAVVTAFTVIMSDSGVPSTLVDGPQTGFSMNQDGSRTDKREQEAVYDIMRATGNAWATDIPDVCRGRWHGIECMPDKDDVFHVVSLSFGALSDDTAFPTCDPTRSFISASIANLPHLKTLFFYRCFSYNPQPIPSFLGLLGPSLQTLVLRENGHVGPIPVELGNLTRLRVLDLHKNNLNGSIPISLGRITGLRSLDLSGNKITGSIPGFAFPSLNVLDLSQNLLMGSIPSTFWDCYSLIKLDFSRNRLVGPLPEKPMGLKDLMLLDLSYNRIQGPFPGSLKSLSSLQALILKGNPMGSTSIPDDGFDGMKALMILVLSNMNWHGPVPESLGKLRNLRVLHLDGNHFNGSIPKSFRDLRSLSELRLNDNGLIGSVPFDREMVWRMKRKLRLNNNSGLCYDASSGLGDSMDSTFDLGISLCDTSNPGSVRTVQHLSATQKLMPVTSDAVEALTSWSLGLTTFVLFFYNFVVSCKYSYQ